A genome region from Triplophysa rosa linkage group LG24, Trosa_1v2, whole genome shotgun sequence includes the following:
- the LOC130548000 gene encoding uncharacterized protein LOC130548000: MATWNEAREEQMIIMIQERPALYDVTENVYANRTLRAQLWHEIESKLVISEKELRKRWESLRTQYTRYKKLPLGSVGAPKTGRQQWILSRLQFLEPHTKRKDTTSSLNVMEPLDTDDSSSLSTGTHEESSFFESEPKPNIPLLESTISEEESPAIKEEPLTYTFTQSRPRAKRSREVANESVSVDSTKLLRTIGTTLESFASLEDRDDEISTYCKSMEHRMRTLPPHLLPHFMHDVDNSIFKYQVLFSRTSCRENLPNTLPSEIHPLHPTSTNGNL; the protein is encoded by the exons ATGGCGACCTGGAATGAAGCGAGAGAAGAGCAGATGATCATCATGATTCAGGAGAGGCCAGCTCTCTACGACGTTACAGAAAACGTGTATGCTAACCGAACGCTAAGAGCACAACTCTGGCACGAGATCGAGAGCAAGCTTGTCATATCAG AGAAAGAGCTCAGGAAGAGGTGGGAATCTCTGCGAACACAGTACACACGATACAAGAAACTTCCCTTGGGAAGTGTGGGTGCACCGAAGACTGGCAGACAGCAATGGATCCTGAGCCGCCTGCAGTTTCTGGAGCcccacacaaaaagaaaagacacCACTTCCAGCCTAAATGTCATG GAACCTTTGGATACTGATGATTCCTCTTCGCTTTCAACCGGCACCCACGAAGAGTCAAGCTTCTTTGAGTCTGAGCCAAAGCCCAACATTCCCCTATTAGAATCCACCATCAGTGAAGAAGAATCCCCAGCGATCAAAGAGGAGCCTTTGACATACACATTCACCCAGTCGAGGCCCCGGGCGAAGCGCAGCAGGGAGGTGGCGAATGAGTCCGTAAGTGTGGACTCAACAAAGTTGTTGCGCACCATTGGTACAACCCTGGAAAGTTTCGCTTCTCTGGAAGACCGTGACGACGAGATCTCAACCTACTGCAAAAGCATGGAGCACAGAATGCGAACGCTGCCCCCACATTTACTGCCACATTTCATGCATGATGTGGACAACAGCATCTTTAAGTATCAAGTTCTGTTTTCCAGGACATCCTGCAGAGAGAATCTGCCAAACACTCTGCCATCTGAAATTCACCCACTGCATCCAACATCTACAAACGGAAATCTGTAA